A window of Caldalkalibacillus thermarum genomic DNA:
TATGATAATTTGCGTGCAAGTAATCTAATTTTTCACCCGAATTGTATGCATAAAATAACGCCAATTCGTGATGTTTCTCTACTACCAAAAGAAGTACAAGATAGGTTTAAGCGTCGTCATGGCTATGCCGTTCGTCAATTAAACGAGGCAAAACGTAAATGCTTCCTCGCTAAATCATATGGGTTTGAGAAAAATAATAGTTGACCAAACTGCTAGTAAAACAAAGTTTTCGAAGGTATGGTCAAATGAAAGATTTTCAAAAAGAATTAAATGTATTTCAAGAAGCATTGCACATTGAGCAACCTTGGTATGTGAGTTCACATTTATTAGATCGTGAACATGAAATACTGCATATATATCTAGACTTCCCGCGGGGAAGTAAATTTATGTGCTCCCATTGCGGTGCTTACCATCAGCCTGTCCATGATATCGTAGATGAAAATAGAACTTGGAGACACCTGGATTTTTGGGAATACAAGACATACTTACACGCTCGTCTTCCAAGAACAAAGTGTGAGCAATGTGGGAA
This region includes:
- a CDS encoding transposase family protein, with protein sequence MCSHCGAYHQPVHDIVDENRTWRHLDFWEYKTYLHARLPRTKCEQCGKTRTVQVGWSRPKRINPLNLDIITTF